In the Gasterosteus aculeatus chromosome X, fGasAcu3.hap1.1, whole genome shotgun sequence genome, one interval contains:
- the ap3b2 gene encoding AP-3 complex subunit beta-2 isoform X4, which produces MTTMQKLLLQLPVNAANMVKSVQSQVQGTEEDKSPVLSPDGVQQAWYSALQPDELRHLRSGGTGGGGGGGGGGGGDHEERAPLDDGGGGGGGFQTQPLRHDDLKEMLDSNKDSLKLEAMKRIVAMIARGKNASDLFPAVVKNVACKNIEVKKLVYVYLVRYAEEQQDLALLSISTFQRGLKDPNQLIRASALRVLSSIRVTIIVPIMMLAIKEAASDMSPYVRKTAAHAIPKLYSLDPEQKDQLIEVIEKLLADKTTLVAGSVVMAFEEVCPERIDLIHKNYRKLCNLLIDVEEWGQVVIINMLTRYARTQFLNPNMNESLLEEGSDKTFYGSDEDEDEEEEEKEKKAEAPMAKRKPYVMDPDHRLLLRNTKPLLQSRNAAVVMAVAQLYFHLAPKVEVGVIAKALVRLLRSHSEVQYVVLQNVATMSIKRRGMFEPYLKSFYIRSTDPTQIKVLKLEVLTNLANETNISTILREFQTYIKSMDKDFVAATIQAIGRCATNIGEVRDTCLNGLVQLLSNRDELVVAESVVVIKKLLQMQPEKHSDIIKHMAKLTDNIQVPMARASILWLIGEYCEHVPKIAPDVLRKMAKSFTNEEDIVKLQIINLAAKLYLTNSKQTKLLTQYVLNLAKYDQNYDIRDRARFIRQLIVPTEKSGALSKYAKKLFLALKPAPVLESPFKDRDHFQLGSLSHLLNAKAGGYQELPDWPEAAPDPSVRNVEVKDSVPEWTKCSSREKRKEKRVEKPFYSDSEGESGPTESADSESDSASGSEMGSGLEESGSGSESEGSEEGSESEEEEEEDEKDKKKIKKDLKKPVKESESEQSSEEEERKHQRKSDQQKSDSESESDEESDSESSQSESDDSDSEADVKKKKKAAESKPPPKPVKKDTRKEKKEMSLLDLDDFEPAASPQVTPVNSFLSNSLVTDLEGLSLSDAVLSPANISPCSALKSYELLHRIRGEGLSVEYCFSRQPFSPDGNMVAVQMQFTNNATSEAKNLHMEDVKLQSGMRVKEFPEIELLPAGETATAVMGIDFCDSTQAANFQLCTHTRKFFVSIQPPVGELMRPVFLTENEFKKEQGQLMGMNEITEKLTLDAKCRNEHTIVQRVTTAANLSRVPCGSDKECSPPVPPPDRLVHRFAGRTVTSGSLVLATVATKEGGAAQLTVNCEKMVIGTMLVKDVLLALTQ; this is translated from the exons acacgATGACTTGAAGGAGATGCTGGACAGCAACAAGGACTCCCTGAAGCTGGAGGCGATGAAGCGGATCGTGGCG atgaTCGCCCGAGGTAAAAACGCATCAGATCTCTTCCCTGCTGTGGTGAAAAACGTCGCCTGCAAAAACATCGAG GTGAAGAAGCTCGTCTACGTTTACTTGGTGCGTTATgccgaggagcagcaggaccTCGCTCTGCTCTCCATTTCCACCTTTCAGCGAGGGTTGAAG GATCCCAACCAGCTGATCAGAGCCAGCGCGCTGCGAGTCCTCTCCAGCATCCGAGTCACCATCATCGTCCCCATAATGATGTTGGCCATCAAAGAGGCCGCCTCGGATATGTCTCCGTACGTCAGGAAGACGGCTGCACACGCAATCCCTAAACTCTACAG TTTGGATCCAGAGCAGAAGGACCAGCTTATCGAAGTCATAGAGAAATTGCTCGCTGACAAAACCACG TTGGTGGCGGGCAGCGTCGTCATGGCTTTCGAGGAAGTGTGTCCTGAGCGCATCGACCTGATCCACAAGAACTACAGGAAGTTGTGCAACCTGCTCATCGACGTGGAGGAGTGGGGGCAGGTGGTCATCATAAACATGCTGACCCGCTACGCCAGGACCCAGTTCCTCAACCCAAACATGAAC GAGTCgctgctggaggagggaagCGACAAGACCTTCTATGGCTCagatgaagacgaggacgaggaggaagaagagaaagaaaagaaggccGAGGCTCCCATGGCTAAGAGGAAGCCGTACGTGATGGATCCGGACCATCGGCTGCTGCTGAGGAACACCAAACCGCTCCTGCAGAGCCGCAACGCAGCT GTGGTGATGGCTGTGGCTCAGCTCTATTTCCATCTTGCCCCTAAAGTGGAGGTTGGGGTGATTGCCAAGGCCCTGGTCCGTCTCCTGAGGAGCCACAG TGAAGTCCAGTACGTCGTTCTCCAGAATGTGGCGACCATGTCGATCAAGAGGAGG GGAATGTTTGAGCCGTACCTGAAGAGTTTCTACATCCGCTCCACGGACCCAACACAGATTAAAGTCCTTAAG CTGGAGGTTCTCACCAATCTGGCCAACGAAACGAACATTTCCACCATTCTCAGAGAGTTTCAG ACTTACATCAAAAGCATGGATAAAGATTTTGTGGCCGCCACGATTCAAGCCATCGGCCGCTGTGCCACCAACATCGGGGAGGTGAGGGACACGTGTCTGAACGGCCTGGTGCAGCTGCTGTCCAACCGAGACG AGTTGGTGGTGGCGGAGTCGGTGGTAGTTATTAAGAAGCTGCTGCAGATGCAACCGGAGAAGCACAGCGACATCATAAAGCACATGGCCAAGCTGACGGACAACATCCAG GTGCCGATGGCGCGGGCCAGTATCCTGTGGCTGATTGGCGAGTACTGTGAGCACGTTCCCAAGATTGCTCCCGACGTCCTGAGGAAAATGGCCAAGTCGTTCACCAACGAAGAGGACATCGTCAAGCTGCAAATCATCAATTTGGCCGCCAAGCTTTATCTCACCAACTCCAAGCAG ACCAAACTGTTGACGCAGTATGTTCTCAACTTGGCCAAGTACGACCAGAACTACGACATCCGCGATCGGGCGCGCTTCATTCGTCAGCTCATCGTACCCACCGAGAAGAGCGGCGCTCTGAGCAAGTACGCTAAGAAGCTGTTCCTCGCCCTCAAACCCGCGCCGGTCCTCGAGTCTCCATTTAAag atCGAGACCACTTCCAGTTGGGTTCTTTGTCCCACTTGCTGAATGCCAAGGCGGGCGGCTACCAGGAGTTGCCTGACTGGCCTGAAGCCGCCCCAGATCCCTCCGTGCGCAACGTGGAGGTGAAGGATTCT gTGCCCGAGTGGACCAAATGCAGCAGccgagagaagaggaaggagaagagggtggAGAAGCCGTTCTACTCGGACTCGGAGGGCGAGTCCGGGCCGACGGAGTCCGCGGACAGTG AGTCGGACTCGGCCAGCGGGTCGGAGATGGGCAGCGGACTGGAGGAGAGCGGGTCGGGGTCAGAGAGCGAAGGGAGCGAGGAAGGCTCCGagtctgaggaagaggaggaagaggacgaaaaggacaagaagaagataAAGAAAGATTTAAAGAAGCCAGTGAAAGAAAGCGAAAG CGAGCAAagcagtgaggaagaggagaggaaacaccaGAGGAAGAGCGACCAGCAGAAGAGCGACTCTGAGTCTGAGTCCGACGAGGAGAGCGACTCCGAAAGCAGCCAATCGGAGTCCGACGACTCGGATTCAGAGGCTGAcgtcaaaaagaagaaaaag GCAGCTGAATCCAAACCTCCTCCCAAGCCCGTCAAGAAGGACAccaggaaagagaagaaagaaatgtctcTGCTCGACCTGGACGACT TCGAACCCGCTGCGTCTCCTCAAGTCACGCCGGTCAACAGCTTCCTGTCCAACAGCCTGGTGACCGACCTGGAGGGACTGTCTTTGTCTGACGCCGTCCTCTCTCCGGCT AACATCTCTCCCTGCAGTGCACTGAAGAGCTACGAGCTGCTGCACCGCATCCGAGGGGAGGGCCTGTCGGTGGAGTACTGCTTCAGCCGGCAGCCCTTCAGCCCCGACGGCAACATGGTGGCCGTGCAGATGCAGTTCACCAACAACGCCACCTCGGAGGCCAAGAACCTGCACATGGAGGACGTGAAGCTGCAGTCCGGCATGAGGGTCAAAGAGTTTCCAGAGATCG AGCTGCTGCCGGCGGGCGAGACGGCCACGGCCGTGATGGGCATCGATTTCTGCGACTCGACGCAAGCGGCAAACTTCCAGCTCTG CACTCACACCAGGAAATTCTTCGTTTCCATTCAGCCGCCGGTCGGGGAGCTGATGAGGCCCGTCTTCCTGACAGAAAATGAGTTCAAAAAGGAGCAAG GTCAGCTGATGGGAATGAACGAGATCACGGAGAAGCTCACCCTGGACGCCAAGTGCCGGAACGAACACACCATCGTCCAGAGGGTGACCACCGCCGCCAACCTCAGCAGAGTGCCGTGCGGCTCAGATAAGGAgtgcag TcctcctgtccctcctcctGATCGTCTTGTCCACAGGTTTGCGGGCCGGACGGTGACCAGCGGCAGCCTGGTGTTGGCTACCGTGGCAACCAAAGAGGGAGGAGCCGCCCAGCTGACGGTCAACTGTGAGAAAATGGTGATCGGCACCATGCTGGTGAAGGACGTCCTCCTGGCTCTGACGcagtga
- the ap3b2 gene encoding AP-3 complex subunit beta-2 isoform X7, with protein sequence MTTMQKLLLQLPVNAANMVKSVQSQVQGTEEDKSPVLSPDGVQQAWYSALQPDELRHLRSGGTGGGGGGGGGGGGDHEERAPLDDGGGGGGGFQTQPLRHDDLKEMLDSNKDSLKLEAMKRIVAMIARGKNASDLFPAVVKNVACKNIEVKKLVYVYLVRYAEEQQDLALLSISTFQRGLKDPNQLIRASALRVLSSIRVTIIVPIMMLAIKEAASDMSPYVRKTAAHAIPKLYSLDPEQKDQLIEVIEKLLADKTTLVAGSVVMAFEEVCPERIDLIHKNYRKLCNLLIDVEEWGQVVIINMLTRYARTQFLNPNMNESLLEEGSDKTFYGSDEDEDEEEEEKEKKAEAPMAKRKPYVMDPDHRLLLRNTKPLLQSRNAAVVMAVAQLYFHLAPKVEVGVIAKALVRLLRSHSEVQYVVLQNVATMSIKRRGMFEPYLKSFYIRSTDPTQIKVLKLEVLTNLANETNISTILREFQTYIKSMDKDFVAATIQAIGRCATNIGEVRDTCLNGLVQLLSNRDELVVAESVVVIKKLLQMQPEKHSDIIKHMAKLTDNIQVPMARASILWLIGEYCEHVPKIAPDVLRKMAKSFTNEEDIVKLQIINLAAKLYLTNSKQTKLLTQYVLNLAKYDQNYDIRDRARFIRQLIVPTEKSGALSKYAKKLFLALKPAPVLESPFKDRDHFQLGSLSHLLNAKAGGYQELPDWPEAAPDPSVRNVEVPEWTKCSSREKRKEKRVEKPFYSDSEGESGPTESADSESDSASGSEMGSGLEESGSGSESEGSEEGSESEEEEEEDEKDKKKIKKDLKKPVKESESEQSSEEEERKHQRKSDQQKSDSESESDEESDSESSQSESDDSDSEADVKKKKKAAESKPPPKPVKKDTRKEKKEMSLLDLDDFEPAASPQVTPVNSFLSNSLVTDLEGLSLSDAVLSPANISPCSALKSYELLHRIRGEGLSVEYCFSRQPFSPDGNMVAVQMQFTNNATSEAKNLHMEDVKLQSGMRVKEFPEIELLPAGETATAVMGIDFCDSTQAANFQLCTHTRKFFVSIQPPVGELMRPVFLTENEFKKEQGQLMGMNEITEKLTLDAKCRNEHTIVQRVTTAANLSRVPCGSDKECRFAGRTVTSGSLVLATVATKEGGAAQLTVNCEKMVIGTMLVKDVLLALTQ encoded by the exons acacgATGACTTGAAGGAGATGCTGGACAGCAACAAGGACTCCCTGAAGCTGGAGGCGATGAAGCGGATCGTGGCG atgaTCGCCCGAGGTAAAAACGCATCAGATCTCTTCCCTGCTGTGGTGAAAAACGTCGCCTGCAAAAACATCGAG GTGAAGAAGCTCGTCTACGTTTACTTGGTGCGTTATgccgaggagcagcaggaccTCGCTCTGCTCTCCATTTCCACCTTTCAGCGAGGGTTGAAG GATCCCAACCAGCTGATCAGAGCCAGCGCGCTGCGAGTCCTCTCCAGCATCCGAGTCACCATCATCGTCCCCATAATGATGTTGGCCATCAAAGAGGCCGCCTCGGATATGTCTCCGTACGTCAGGAAGACGGCTGCACACGCAATCCCTAAACTCTACAG TTTGGATCCAGAGCAGAAGGACCAGCTTATCGAAGTCATAGAGAAATTGCTCGCTGACAAAACCACG TTGGTGGCGGGCAGCGTCGTCATGGCTTTCGAGGAAGTGTGTCCTGAGCGCATCGACCTGATCCACAAGAACTACAGGAAGTTGTGCAACCTGCTCATCGACGTGGAGGAGTGGGGGCAGGTGGTCATCATAAACATGCTGACCCGCTACGCCAGGACCCAGTTCCTCAACCCAAACATGAAC GAGTCgctgctggaggagggaagCGACAAGACCTTCTATGGCTCagatgaagacgaggacgaggaggaagaagagaaagaaaagaaggccGAGGCTCCCATGGCTAAGAGGAAGCCGTACGTGATGGATCCGGACCATCGGCTGCTGCTGAGGAACACCAAACCGCTCCTGCAGAGCCGCAACGCAGCT GTGGTGATGGCTGTGGCTCAGCTCTATTTCCATCTTGCCCCTAAAGTGGAGGTTGGGGTGATTGCCAAGGCCCTGGTCCGTCTCCTGAGGAGCCACAG TGAAGTCCAGTACGTCGTTCTCCAGAATGTGGCGACCATGTCGATCAAGAGGAGG GGAATGTTTGAGCCGTACCTGAAGAGTTTCTACATCCGCTCCACGGACCCAACACAGATTAAAGTCCTTAAG CTGGAGGTTCTCACCAATCTGGCCAACGAAACGAACATTTCCACCATTCTCAGAGAGTTTCAG ACTTACATCAAAAGCATGGATAAAGATTTTGTGGCCGCCACGATTCAAGCCATCGGCCGCTGTGCCACCAACATCGGGGAGGTGAGGGACACGTGTCTGAACGGCCTGGTGCAGCTGCTGTCCAACCGAGACG AGTTGGTGGTGGCGGAGTCGGTGGTAGTTATTAAGAAGCTGCTGCAGATGCAACCGGAGAAGCACAGCGACATCATAAAGCACATGGCCAAGCTGACGGACAACATCCAG GTGCCGATGGCGCGGGCCAGTATCCTGTGGCTGATTGGCGAGTACTGTGAGCACGTTCCCAAGATTGCTCCCGACGTCCTGAGGAAAATGGCCAAGTCGTTCACCAACGAAGAGGACATCGTCAAGCTGCAAATCATCAATTTGGCCGCCAAGCTTTATCTCACCAACTCCAAGCAG ACCAAACTGTTGACGCAGTATGTTCTCAACTTGGCCAAGTACGACCAGAACTACGACATCCGCGATCGGGCGCGCTTCATTCGTCAGCTCATCGTACCCACCGAGAAGAGCGGCGCTCTGAGCAAGTACGCTAAGAAGCTGTTCCTCGCCCTCAAACCCGCGCCGGTCCTCGAGTCTCCATTTAAag atCGAGACCACTTCCAGTTGGGTTCTTTGTCCCACTTGCTGAATGCCAAGGCGGGCGGCTACCAGGAGTTGCCTGACTGGCCTGAAGCCGCCCCAGATCCCTCCGTGCGCAACGTGGAG gTGCCCGAGTGGACCAAATGCAGCAGccgagagaagaggaaggagaagagggtggAGAAGCCGTTCTACTCGGACTCGGAGGGCGAGTCCGGGCCGACGGAGTCCGCGGACAGTG AGTCGGACTCGGCCAGCGGGTCGGAGATGGGCAGCGGACTGGAGGAGAGCGGGTCGGGGTCAGAGAGCGAAGGGAGCGAGGAAGGCTCCGagtctgaggaagaggaggaagaggacgaaaaggacaagaagaagataAAGAAAGATTTAAAGAAGCCAGTGAAAGAAAGCGAAAG CGAGCAAagcagtgaggaagaggagaggaaacaccaGAGGAAGAGCGACCAGCAGAAGAGCGACTCTGAGTCTGAGTCCGACGAGGAGAGCGACTCCGAAAGCAGCCAATCGGAGTCCGACGACTCGGATTCAGAGGCTGAcgtcaaaaagaagaaaaag GCAGCTGAATCCAAACCTCCTCCCAAGCCCGTCAAGAAGGACAccaggaaagagaagaaagaaatgtctcTGCTCGACCTGGACGACT TCGAACCCGCTGCGTCTCCTCAAGTCACGCCGGTCAACAGCTTCCTGTCCAACAGCCTGGTGACCGACCTGGAGGGACTGTCTTTGTCTGACGCCGTCCTCTCTCCGGCT AACATCTCTCCCTGCAGTGCACTGAAGAGCTACGAGCTGCTGCACCGCATCCGAGGGGAGGGCCTGTCGGTGGAGTACTGCTTCAGCCGGCAGCCCTTCAGCCCCGACGGCAACATGGTGGCCGTGCAGATGCAGTTCACCAACAACGCCACCTCGGAGGCCAAGAACCTGCACATGGAGGACGTGAAGCTGCAGTCCGGCATGAGGGTCAAAGAGTTTCCAGAGATCG AGCTGCTGCCGGCGGGCGAGACGGCCACGGCCGTGATGGGCATCGATTTCTGCGACTCGACGCAAGCGGCAAACTTCCAGCTCTG CACTCACACCAGGAAATTCTTCGTTTCCATTCAGCCGCCGGTCGGGGAGCTGATGAGGCCCGTCTTCCTGACAGAAAATGAGTTCAAAAAGGAGCAAG GTCAGCTGATGGGAATGAACGAGATCACGGAGAAGCTCACCCTGGACGCCAAGTGCCGGAACGAACACACCATCGTCCAGAGGGTGACCACCGCCGCCAACCTCAGCAGAGTGCCGTGCGGCTCAGATAAGGAgtgcag GTTTGCGGGCCGGACGGTGACCAGCGGCAGCCTGGTGTTGGCTACCGTGGCAACCAAAGAGGGAGGAGCCGCCCAGCTGACGGTCAACTGTGAGAAAATGGTGATCGGCACCATGCTGGTGAAGGACGTCCTCCTGGCTCTGACGcagtga
- the ap3b2 gene encoding AP-3 complex subunit beta-2 isoform X3, translated as MTTMQKLLLQLPVNAANMVKSVQSQVQGTEEDKSPVLSPDGVQQAWYSALQPDELRHLRSGGTGGGGGGGGGGGGDHEERAPLDDGGGGGGGFQTQPLRHDDLKEMLDSNKDSLKLEAMKRIVAMIARGKNASDLFPAVVKNVACKNIEVKKLVYVYLVRYAEEQQDLALLSISTFQRGLKDPNQLIRASALRVLSSIRVTIIVPIMMLAIKEAASDMSPYVRKTAAHAIPKLYSLDPEQKDQLIEVIEKLLADKTTLVAGSVVMAFEEVCPERIDLIHKNYRKLCNLLIDVEEWGQVVIINMLTRYARTQFLNPNMNESLLEEGSDKTFYGSDEDEDEEEEEKEKKAEAPMAKRKPYVMDPDHRLLLRNTKPLLQSRNAAVVMAVAQLYFHLAPKVEVGVIAKALVRLLRSHSEVQYVVLQNVATMSIKRRGMFEPYLKSFYIRSTDPTQIKVLKLEVLTNLANETNISTILREFQTYIKSMDKDFVAATIQAIGRCATNIGEVRDTCLNGLVQLLSNRDELVVAESVVVIKKLLQMQPEKHSDIIKHMAKLTDNIQVPMARASILWLIGEYCEHVPKIAPDVLRKMAKSFTNEEDIVKLQIINLAAKLYLTNSKQTKLLTQYVLNLAKYDQNYDIRDRARFIRQLIVPTEKSGALSKYAKKLFLALKPAPVLESPFKDRDHFQLGSLSHLLNAKAGGYQELPDWPEAAPDPSVRNVEVKDSVFALLERVTTLTSVPEWTKCSSREKRKEKRVEKPFYSDSEGESGPTESADSESDSASGSEMGSGLEESGSGSESEGSEEGSESEEEEEEDEKDKKKIKKDLKKPVKESESEQSSEEEERKHQRKSDQQKSDSESESDEESDSESSQSESDDSDSEADVKKKKKAAESKPPPKPVKKDTRKEKKEMSLLDLDDFEPAASPQVTPVNSFLSNSLVTDLEGLSLSDAVLSPANISPCSALKSYELLHRIRGEGLSVEYCFSRQPFSPDGNMVAVQMQFTNNATSEAKNLHMEDVKLQSGMRVKEFPEIELLPAGETATAVMGIDFCDSTQAANFQLCTHTRKFFVSIQPPVGELMRPVFLTENEFKKEQGQLMGMNEITEKLTLDAKCRNEHTIVQRVTTAANLSRVPCGSDKECRFAGRTVTSGSLVLATVATKEGGAAQLTVNCEKMVIGTMLVKDVLLALTQ; from the exons acacgATGACTTGAAGGAGATGCTGGACAGCAACAAGGACTCCCTGAAGCTGGAGGCGATGAAGCGGATCGTGGCG atgaTCGCCCGAGGTAAAAACGCATCAGATCTCTTCCCTGCTGTGGTGAAAAACGTCGCCTGCAAAAACATCGAG GTGAAGAAGCTCGTCTACGTTTACTTGGTGCGTTATgccgaggagcagcaggaccTCGCTCTGCTCTCCATTTCCACCTTTCAGCGAGGGTTGAAG GATCCCAACCAGCTGATCAGAGCCAGCGCGCTGCGAGTCCTCTCCAGCATCCGAGTCACCATCATCGTCCCCATAATGATGTTGGCCATCAAAGAGGCCGCCTCGGATATGTCTCCGTACGTCAGGAAGACGGCTGCACACGCAATCCCTAAACTCTACAG TTTGGATCCAGAGCAGAAGGACCAGCTTATCGAAGTCATAGAGAAATTGCTCGCTGACAAAACCACG TTGGTGGCGGGCAGCGTCGTCATGGCTTTCGAGGAAGTGTGTCCTGAGCGCATCGACCTGATCCACAAGAACTACAGGAAGTTGTGCAACCTGCTCATCGACGTGGAGGAGTGGGGGCAGGTGGTCATCATAAACATGCTGACCCGCTACGCCAGGACCCAGTTCCTCAACCCAAACATGAAC GAGTCgctgctggaggagggaagCGACAAGACCTTCTATGGCTCagatgaagacgaggacgaggaggaagaagagaaagaaaagaaggccGAGGCTCCCATGGCTAAGAGGAAGCCGTACGTGATGGATCCGGACCATCGGCTGCTGCTGAGGAACACCAAACCGCTCCTGCAGAGCCGCAACGCAGCT GTGGTGATGGCTGTGGCTCAGCTCTATTTCCATCTTGCCCCTAAAGTGGAGGTTGGGGTGATTGCCAAGGCCCTGGTCCGTCTCCTGAGGAGCCACAG TGAAGTCCAGTACGTCGTTCTCCAGAATGTGGCGACCATGTCGATCAAGAGGAGG GGAATGTTTGAGCCGTACCTGAAGAGTTTCTACATCCGCTCCACGGACCCAACACAGATTAAAGTCCTTAAG CTGGAGGTTCTCACCAATCTGGCCAACGAAACGAACATTTCCACCATTCTCAGAGAGTTTCAG ACTTACATCAAAAGCATGGATAAAGATTTTGTGGCCGCCACGATTCAAGCCATCGGCCGCTGTGCCACCAACATCGGGGAGGTGAGGGACACGTGTCTGAACGGCCTGGTGCAGCTGCTGTCCAACCGAGACG AGTTGGTGGTGGCGGAGTCGGTGGTAGTTATTAAGAAGCTGCTGCAGATGCAACCGGAGAAGCACAGCGACATCATAAAGCACATGGCCAAGCTGACGGACAACATCCAG GTGCCGATGGCGCGGGCCAGTATCCTGTGGCTGATTGGCGAGTACTGTGAGCACGTTCCCAAGATTGCTCCCGACGTCCTGAGGAAAATGGCCAAGTCGTTCACCAACGAAGAGGACATCGTCAAGCTGCAAATCATCAATTTGGCCGCCAAGCTTTATCTCACCAACTCCAAGCAG ACCAAACTGTTGACGCAGTATGTTCTCAACTTGGCCAAGTACGACCAGAACTACGACATCCGCGATCGGGCGCGCTTCATTCGTCAGCTCATCGTACCCACCGAGAAGAGCGGCGCTCTGAGCAAGTACGCTAAGAAGCTGTTCCTCGCCCTCAAACCCGCGCCGGTCCTCGAGTCTCCATTTAAag atCGAGACCACTTCCAGTTGGGTTCTTTGTCCCACTTGCTGAATGCCAAGGCGGGCGGCTACCAGGAGTTGCCTGACTGGCCTGAAGCCGCCCCAGATCCCTCCGTGCGCAACGTGGAGGTGAAGGATTCT GTTTTTGCGCTGCTCGAAAGAGTCACAACATTAACGAGT gTGCCCGAGTGGACCAAATGCAGCAGccgagagaagaggaaggagaagagggtggAGAAGCCGTTCTACTCGGACTCGGAGGGCGAGTCCGGGCCGACGGAGTCCGCGGACAGTG AGTCGGACTCGGCCAGCGGGTCGGAGATGGGCAGCGGACTGGAGGAGAGCGGGTCGGGGTCAGAGAGCGAAGGGAGCGAGGAAGGCTCCGagtctgaggaagaggaggaagaggacgaaaaggacaagaagaagataAAGAAAGATTTAAAGAAGCCAGTGAAAGAAAGCGAAAG CGAGCAAagcagtgaggaagaggagaggaaacaccaGAGGAAGAGCGACCAGCAGAAGAGCGACTCTGAGTCTGAGTCCGACGAGGAGAGCGACTCCGAAAGCAGCCAATCGGAGTCCGACGACTCGGATTCAGAGGCTGAcgtcaaaaagaagaaaaag GCAGCTGAATCCAAACCTCCTCCCAAGCCCGTCAAGAAGGACAccaggaaagagaagaaagaaatgtctcTGCTCGACCTGGACGACT TCGAACCCGCTGCGTCTCCTCAAGTCACGCCGGTCAACAGCTTCCTGTCCAACAGCCTGGTGACCGACCTGGAGGGACTGTCTTTGTCTGACGCCGTCCTCTCTCCGGCT AACATCTCTCCCTGCAGTGCACTGAAGAGCTACGAGCTGCTGCACCGCATCCGAGGGGAGGGCCTGTCGGTGGAGTACTGCTTCAGCCGGCAGCCCTTCAGCCCCGACGGCAACATGGTGGCCGTGCAGATGCAGTTCACCAACAACGCCACCTCGGAGGCCAAGAACCTGCACATGGAGGACGTGAAGCTGCAGTCCGGCATGAGGGTCAAAGAGTTTCCAGAGATCG AGCTGCTGCCGGCGGGCGAGACGGCCACGGCCGTGATGGGCATCGATTTCTGCGACTCGACGCAAGCGGCAAACTTCCAGCTCTG CACTCACACCAGGAAATTCTTCGTTTCCATTCAGCCGCCGGTCGGGGAGCTGATGAGGCCCGTCTTCCTGACAGAAAATGAGTTCAAAAAGGAGCAAG GTCAGCTGATGGGAATGAACGAGATCACGGAGAAGCTCACCCTGGACGCCAAGTGCCGGAACGAACACACCATCGTCCAGAGGGTGACCACCGCCGCCAACCTCAGCAGAGTGCCGTGCGGCTCAGATAAGGAgtgcag GTTTGCGGGCCGGACGGTGACCAGCGGCAGCCTGGTGTTGGCTACCGTGGCAACCAAAGAGGGAGGAGCCGCCCAGCTGACGGTCAACTGTGAGAAAATGGTGATCGGCACCATGCTGGTGAAGGACGTCCTCCTGGCTCTGACGcagtga